Proteins from one Haliaeetus albicilla chromosome 4, bHalAlb1.1, whole genome shotgun sequence genomic window:
- the COBLL1 gene encoding cordon-bleu protein-like 1 isoform X7: MHTHTPSLLPTYAIERNSLDFNGEEKPVLSWRRKSKAPPPPSETKPSGVSLFDDTESANLIMEQKENVIDKDIELSVVLPGDVIKYTTVNGRKPMMDLLIFLCAQYHLNPSSYTIELVSAENSLIKFKPNTPVGMLEVEKVIVKPKQMDKKKPAPVIPEQTVRVVINYKKTQKTVVRVSPHSPLQELIPIICSKCEFDPSHTLLLKNYQSQEALDVTKSLNDLGLRELYAMDISRATSPVDLNLPSLQDSYQSENLDVLKEKENKGFFSFFQRSKKKKEQAASAPATPLMSKPRPTFITRSNTVSKQYDSNTLPSEMPKKRRAPLPPMPNSQSAPQELAQAQAPLELVRKGSLPLSDAASVNSSLRRMKRKAPSPPSRAPEDQSESSSETVTESTESVPTEVEERATEMQSETGCVGVRSSEYNLEEIDEREEMSVQQREDSESTNTLLRIGEVTAAFSSAEVPLETEKNDPASSAPVPGSVSVDNSQSFKEEKQENMSTDGKGLQTKISSEQAAFEKDRKLRILDQNKTDDHSDTKLLPTTEEGKELQTAEIKTEDFRENNKLEVDRLSNCQACEYDISVSHRNYPQLIPEKQDQKTNQTSLDTVKTQDVAIQTGPLDSNLERTTQKEIVVPQGCESSTFRGLVPQHNTDINNPLLQVMDGIREDEDTSTEQNLERQEVTHEKVIPMKDQSHVCLNGSNLASPETTAKTPDGSPVKCHALYRQDTKPKPKPANEITRDYIPKIGMTTYKIVPPKSLEIMKSWESEIPSDYKDQEISTLENSLKHEDPKEFIVKAEIPHLPKSVGHSQAGSQNEPAAANDVLHRLNSISERVVTSGAEIISESNWTETQSSKQRVPLMLSLDNTNPSSETQDKSSALSPTTKPSSFYLQMQRRASGHYVTSAIARSTVCAPNSIQNEAKNTEVGKKISSPDPTSLSLHKTSTSPPPADEEKVDDGKKIESSTSAVKSNKPPSFPSCPPAPLNLRTLRTFAVPKPYSSSRPSPFALAVSSAVKRSQSFNKMRTITSQAPKEEFPGEVSSAASAAESSSPTSVPQVKNPSLQTITGGSQNSLMNKKGSNVNTEQKSQAQSGASTDHPPPVTKRQTTMTFQCSDPEQIHQSLLAAIRSGEAAAKLKRVGPPSNTISVNGRARLTHLYSTEAKADH, translated from the exons GAAGCCCATGATGGACTTGCTGATCTTTCTCTGTGCACAGTACCACTTAAATCCATCAAGTTATACCATAGAGTTGGTATCAGCAGAAAACAGTCTGATTAAATTTAAACCCAACACACCAGTGGGAATGCTTGAAGTGGAAAAGGTGATTGTAAAGCCAAAACAAATGGATAAGAAGAAACCTGCTCCGGTTATACCAGAG caAACAGTAAGGGTAGTGATAAACTACAAGAAGACACAGAAGACGGTAGTAAGAGTTAGTCCACATTCACCCCTTCAAGAACTCATACCAATTATCTGTAGTAAATGTGAGTTTGATCCTTCACACACTCTGCTGTTGAAGAATTACCAGTCTCAAGAAGCCCTTGATGTGACAAAATCTCTTAATGACCTTGGACTAAGAGAATTATATGCCATGGATATCAGTCGAG CCACATCACCAGTTGATTTAAATTTACCGTCTTTGCAAG acTCCTACCAATCTGAAAACTTAGATgttctgaaggagaaagaaaacaaaggatttttcagcttttttcaacgaagcaagaagaaaaaagaacaa gCTGCCAGTGCCCCAGCAACTCCATTGATGAGCAAGCCAAGGCCAACATTTATCACGAGATCTAACACTGTTAGCAAGCAGTATGATTCAAACACTCTGCCATCTGAAATGCCGAAGAAACGGAGAGCTCCTTTACCGCCTATGCCAAATTCTCAGAGCGCTCCCCAGGAACTTGCACAAGCCCAG GCCCCTCTGGAATTAGTACGGAAGGGTTCTCTGCCGCTCAGTGACGCTGCTTCCGTGAACAGCTCTCTACGAAGGATGAAGCGCAAAGCACCCTCACCACCCTCTAGAGCACCAGAAGATCAAAGTGAAAGCAGTAGTGAGACTG TAACAGAGTCAACAGAATCAGTCCCTACTGAAGTGGAAGAAAGAGCCACCGAAATGCAGTCTGAAACAGGTTG tGTAGGTGTAAGGAGCTCAGAGTACAACCTGGAAGAAATTGATGAAAGGGAAGAGATGAGTGTGCAACAGAGAGAGGACAGTGAAAGTACAAATACCTTGCTCAGGATAGGAGAGGTTACTGCAGCCTTCAGCTCTGCTGAGGTACcactggaaactgaaaaaaatgatcCTGCTTCATCAGCTCCAGTTCCTGGCAGTGTTTCTGTAGACAACTCACAAAgcttcaaggaagaaaaacaagaaaatatgaGCACAGATGGCAA AGGACTACAGACTAAGATAAGCAGTGAGCAAGCTGCATTTGAAAAAGACAGGAAGCTTAGAATTTTGgatcaaaacaaaactgatg ATCACAGTGATACAAAACTCCTTCCAACAacagaagaagggaaagaacttcagacagctgaaattaaaacagaagatTTTAGAGAAAATAACAAGCTTGAAGTTGACAGACTATCAAACTGCCAGGCATGTGAATATGACATCTCTGTAAGTCATAGGAATTATCCTCAACTGATTCCAGAAAAGCAAgatcagaaaacaaatcaaaccagCTTGGACACAGTAAAAACTCAGGATGTTGCAATCCAGACAGGTCCATTGGATAGCAATTTGGAAAGGACTACACAGAAAGAAATTGTTGTACCTCAGGGTTGTGAATCATCCACATTTAGAGGACTGGTCCCTCAGCACAACACAGATATAAACAATCCCCTTCTTCAAGTGATGGATGGAATACGAGAGGATGAAGATACTTCTACAGAACAAAATCTTGAGAGACAAGAAGTTACCCATGAAAAAGTAATTCCCATGAAAGATCAGAGTCACGTTTGTTTAAATGGCAGTAATCTTGCTTCACCAGAAACAACTGCAAAAACTCCTGATGGTTCTCCTGTAAAATGTCATGCTCTGTATAGACAGGACACCAAACCTAAACCCAAGCCCGCTAATGAAATTACAAGGGATTACATACCAAAAATTGGAATGACTACTTATAAAATAGTGCCTCCAAAATCCTTAGAAATAATGAAGAGCTGGGAATCAGAAATTCCATCGGATTATAAGGATCAAGAGATATCTACTTTGGAAAACTCTCTGAAGCATGAAGACCCCAAAGAATTCATAGTGAAAGCTGAAATTCCTCATCTTCCAAAAAGTGTGGGTCATTCACAGGCTGGTTCACAAAATGAACCTGCAGCAGCAAATGATGTGCTGCACAGACTGAACAGCATTTCTGAACGTGTTGTGACGTCTGGAGCTGAGATTATTTCTGAGAGCAATTGGACGGAAACACAGTCTTCCAAACAGCGTGTCCCACTGATGCTAAGCTTGGATAATACAAATCCTTCTTCTGAGACTCAGGACAAGTCAAGTGCATTAAGTCCTACAACAAAGCCTAGTTCTTTTTATCTGCAGATGCAACGAAGAGCTTCAGGTCATTATGTGACATCTGCAATTGCCAGAAGTACAGTTTGTGCTCCTAATTCCATTCAAAATGAAGCTAAGAATAcagaggtgggaaaaaaaatctcatcacCTGATCCAACTTCTTTGTCTTTACATAAAACAAGtacttctcctcctccagcagatgaagaaaaagttgatgatggaaaaaaaattgaatctTCCACTTCTGCTGTTAAAAGCAATAAACCTCCAAGTTTTCCCTCCTGTCCACCAGCACCATTGAACCTAAGAACTCTAAGAACTTTTGCAGTTCCAAAGCCGTACTCCAGTTCGAGACCATCCCCTTTTGCTCTTGCTGTCTCATCCGCAGTCAAAAGGTCACAATCATTCAATAAGATGCGTACAATCACTAGTCAGGCACCGAAAGAGGAATTTCCTGGTGAAGTCTCCTCTGCTGCTTCAGCAGCTGAATCCTCCTCACCTACCTCCGTGCCTCAAGTGAAAAATCCTTCCTTACAGACCATAACAGGGGGGTCACAAAATAGTCTAATGAATAAG AAAGGCAGCAATGTGAATACTGAGCAGAAGAGTCAGGCGCAGTCAGGTGCTTCCACTGACCACCCACCCCCTGTCACTAAGAGACAAACCACGATGACGTTCCAGTGCTCTGACCCAGAACAGATCCACCAGAGCTTGCTGGCTGCAATCCgctctggagaagctgctgcCAAATTGAAAAGG GTTGGTCCTCCATCAAACACCATATCTGTCAATGGAAGAGCCAGGCTTACTCATTTGTATTCCACAGAAGCAAAAGCTGATCACTAG
- the COBLL1 gene encoding cordon-bleu protein-like 1 isoform X5: protein MDGRAQQAAAPPPSGRKSKAPPPPSETKPSGVSLFDDTESANLIMEQKENVIDKDIELSVVLPGDVIKYTTVNGRKPMMDLLIFLCAQYHLNPSSYTIELVSAENSLIKFKPNTPVGMLEVEKVIVKPKQMDKKKPAPVIPEQTVRVVINYKKTQKTVVRVSPHSPLQELIPIICSKCEFDPSHTLLLKNYQSQEALDVTKSLNDLGLRELYAMDISRATSPVDLNLPSLQDSYQSENLDVLKEKENKGFFSFFQRSKKKKEQAASAPATPLMSKPRPTFITRSNTVSKQYDSNTLPSEMPKKRRAPLPPMPNSQSAPQELAQAQVRPASDIVKSNSFDRNEQAPLELVRKGSLPLSDAASVNSSLRRMKRKAPSPPSRAPEDQSESSSETVTESTESVPTEVEERATEMQSETGCVGVRSSEYNLEEIDEREEMSVQQREDSESTNTLLRIGEVTAAFSSAEVPLETEKNDPASSAPVPGSVSVDNSQSFKEEKQENMSTDGKGLQTKISSEQAAFEKDRKLRILDQNKTDDHSDTKLLPTTEEGKELQTAEIKTEDFRENNKLEVDRLSNCQACEYDISVSHRNYPQLIPEKQDQKTNQTSLDTVKTQDVAIQTGPLDSNLERTTQKEIVVPQGCESSTFRGLVPQHNTDINNPLLQVMDGIREDEDTSTEQNLERQEVTHEKVIPMKDQSHVCLNGSNLASPETTAKTPDGSPVKCHALYRQDTKPKPKPANEITRDYIPKIGMTTYKIVPPKSLEIMKSWESEIPSDYKDQEISTLENSLKHEDPKEFIVKAEIPHLPKSVGHSQAGSQNEPAAANDVLHRLNSISERVVTSGAEIISESNWTETQSSKQRVPLMLSLDNTNPSSETQDKSSALSPTTKPSSFYLQMQRRASGHYVTSAIARSTVCAPNSIQNEAKNTEVGKKISSPDPTSLSLHKTSTSPPPADEEKVDDGKKIESSTSAVKSNKPPSFPSCPPAPLNLRTLRTFAVPKPYSSSRPSPFALAVSSAVKRSQSFNKMRTITSQAPKEEFPGEVSSAASAAESSSPTSVPQVKNPSLQTITGGSQNSLMNKKGSNVNTEQKSQAQSGASTDHPPPVTKRQTTMTFQCSDPEQIHQSLLAAIRSGEAAAKLKRVGPPSNTISVNGRARLTHLYSTEAKADH from the exons GAAGCCCATGATGGACTTGCTGATCTTTCTCTGTGCACAGTACCACTTAAATCCATCAAGTTATACCATAGAGTTGGTATCAGCAGAAAACAGTCTGATTAAATTTAAACCCAACACACCAGTGGGAATGCTTGAAGTGGAAAAGGTGATTGTAAAGCCAAAACAAATGGATAAGAAGAAACCTGCTCCGGTTATACCAGAG caAACAGTAAGGGTAGTGATAAACTACAAGAAGACACAGAAGACGGTAGTAAGAGTTAGTCCACATTCACCCCTTCAAGAACTCATACCAATTATCTGTAGTAAATGTGAGTTTGATCCTTCACACACTCTGCTGTTGAAGAATTACCAGTCTCAAGAAGCCCTTGATGTGACAAAATCTCTTAATGACCTTGGACTAAGAGAATTATATGCCATGGATATCAGTCGAG CCACATCACCAGTTGATTTAAATTTACCGTCTTTGCAAG acTCCTACCAATCTGAAAACTTAGATgttctgaaggagaaagaaaacaaaggatttttcagcttttttcaacgaagcaagaagaaaaaagaacaa gCTGCCAGTGCCCCAGCAACTCCATTGATGAGCAAGCCAAGGCCAACATTTATCACGAGATCTAACACTGTTAGCAAGCAGTATGATTCAAACACTCTGCCATCTGAAATGCCGAAGAAACGGAGAGCTCCTTTACCGCCTATGCCAAATTCTCAGAGCGCTCCCCAGGAACTTGCACAAGCCCAGGTCAGACCGGCATCTGATATTGTGAAATCTAACAGCTTTGATAGGAATGAACAG GCCCCTCTGGAATTAGTACGGAAGGGTTCTCTGCCGCTCAGTGACGCTGCTTCCGTGAACAGCTCTCTACGAAGGATGAAGCGCAAAGCACCCTCACCACCCTCTAGAGCACCAGAAGATCAAAGTGAAAGCAGTAGTGAGACTG TAACAGAGTCAACAGAATCAGTCCCTACTGAAGTGGAAGAAAGAGCCACCGAAATGCAGTCTGAAACAGGTTG tGTAGGTGTAAGGAGCTCAGAGTACAACCTGGAAGAAATTGATGAAAGGGAAGAGATGAGTGTGCAACAGAGAGAGGACAGTGAAAGTACAAATACCTTGCTCAGGATAGGAGAGGTTACTGCAGCCTTCAGCTCTGCTGAGGTACcactggaaactgaaaaaaatgatcCTGCTTCATCAGCTCCAGTTCCTGGCAGTGTTTCTGTAGACAACTCACAAAgcttcaaggaagaaaaacaagaaaatatgaGCACAGATGGCAA AGGACTACAGACTAAGATAAGCAGTGAGCAAGCTGCATTTGAAAAAGACAGGAAGCTTAGAATTTTGgatcaaaacaaaactgatg ATCACAGTGATACAAAACTCCTTCCAACAacagaagaagggaaagaacttcagacagctgaaattaaaacagaagatTTTAGAGAAAATAACAAGCTTGAAGTTGACAGACTATCAAACTGCCAGGCATGTGAATATGACATCTCTGTAAGTCATAGGAATTATCCTCAACTGATTCCAGAAAAGCAAgatcagaaaacaaatcaaaccagCTTGGACACAGTAAAAACTCAGGATGTTGCAATCCAGACAGGTCCATTGGATAGCAATTTGGAAAGGACTACACAGAAAGAAATTGTTGTACCTCAGGGTTGTGAATCATCCACATTTAGAGGACTGGTCCCTCAGCACAACACAGATATAAACAATCCCCTTCTTCAAGTGATGGATGGAATACGAGAGGATGAAGATACTTCTACAGAACAAAATCTTGAGAGACAAGAAGTTACCCATGAAAAAGTAATTCCCATGAAAGATCAGAGTCACGTTTGTTTAAATGGCAGTAATCTTGCTTCACCAGAAACAACTGCAAAAACTCCTGATGGTTCTCCTGTAAAATGTCATGCTCTGTATAGACAGGACACCAAACCTAAACCCAAGCCCGCTAATGAAATTACAAGGGATTACATACCAAAAATTGGAATGACTACTTATAAAATAGTGCCTCCAAAATCCTTAGAAATAATGAAGAGCTGGGAATCAGAAATTCCATCGGATTATAAGGATCAAGAGATATCTACTTTGGAAAACTCTCTGAAGCATGAAGACCCCAAAGAATTCATAGTGAAAGCTGAAATTCCTCATCTTCCAAAAAGTGTGGGTCATTCACAGGCTGGTTCACAAAATGAACCTGCAGCAGCAAATGATGTGCTGCACAGACTGAACAGCATTTCTGAACGTGTTGTGACGTCTGGAGCTGAGATTATTTCTGAGAGCAATTGGACGGAAACACAGTCTTCCAAACAGCGTGTCCCACTGATGCTAAGCTTGGATAATACAAATCCTTCTTCTGAGACTCAGGACAAGTCAAGTGCATTAAGTCCTACAACAAAGCCTAGTTCTTTTTATCTGCAGATGCAACGAAGAGCTTCAGGTCATTATGTGACATCTGCAATTGCCAGAAGTACAGTTTGTGCTCCTAATTCCATTCAAAATGAAGCTAAGAATAcagaggtgggaaaaaaaatctcatcacCTGATCCAACTTCTTTGTCTTTACATAAAACAAGtacttctcctcctccagcagatgaagaaaaagttgatgatggaaaaaaaattgaatctTCCACTTCTGCTGTTAAAAGCAATAAACCTCCAAGTTTTCCCTCCTGTCCACCAGCACCATTGAACCTAAGAACTCTAAGAACTTTTGCAGTTCCAAAGCCGTACTCCAGTTCGAGACCATCCCCTTTTGCTCTTGCTGTCTCATCCGCAGTCAAAAGGTCACAATCATTCAATAAGATGCGTACAATCACTAGTCAGGCACCGAAAGAGGAATTTCCTGGTGAAGTCTCCTCTGCTGCTTCAGCAGCTGAATCCTCCTCACCTACCTCCGTGCCTCAAGTGAAAAATCCTTCCTTACAGACCATAACAGGGGGGTCACAAAATAGTCTAATGAATAAG AAAGGCAGCAATGTGAATACTGAGCAGAAGAGTCAGGCGCAGTCAGGTGCTTCCACTGACCACCCACCCCCTGTCACTAAGAGACAAACCACGATGACGTTCCAGTGCTCTGACCCAGAACAGATCCACCAGAGCTTGCTGGCTGCAATCCgctctggagaagctgctgcCAAATTGAAAAGG GTTGGTCCTCCATCAAACACCATATCTGTCAATGGAAGAGCCAGGCTTACTCATTTGTATTCCACAGAAGCAAAAGCTGATCACTAG
- the COBLL1 gene encoding cordon-bleu protein-like 1 isoform X8, with product MEQKENVIDKDIELSVVLPGDVIKYTTVNGRKPMMDLLIFLCAQYHLNPSSYTIELVSAENSLIKFKPNTPVGMLEVEKVIVKPKQMDKKKPAPVIPEQTVRVVINYKKTQKTVVRVSPHSPLQELIPIICSKCEFDPSHTLLLKNYQSQEALDVTKSLNDLGLRELYAMDISRATSPVDLNLPSLQDSYQSENLDVLKEKENKGFFSFFQRSKKKKEQAASAPATPLMSKPRPTFITRSNTVSKQYDSNTLPSEMPKKRRAPLPPMPNSQSAPQELAQAQVRPASDIVKSNSFDRNEQAPLELVRKGSLPLSDAASVNSSLRRMKRKAPSPPSRAPEDQSESSSETVTESTESVPTEVEERATEMQSETGCVGVRSSEYNLEEIDEREEMSVQQREDSESTNTLLRIGEVTAAFSSAEVPLETEKNDPASSAPVPGSVSVDNSQSFKEEKQENMSTDGKGLQTKISSEQAAFEKDRKLRILDQNKTDDHSDTKLLPTTEEGKELQTAEIKTEDFRENNKLEVDRLSNCQACEYDISVSHRNYPQLIPEKQDQKTNQTSLDTVKTQDVAIQTGPLDSNLERTTQKEIVVPQGCESSTFRGLVPQHNTDINNPLLQVMDGIREDEDTSTEQNLERQEVTHEKVIPMKDQSHVCLNGSNLASPETTAKTPDGSPVKCHALYRQDTKPKPKPANEITRDYIPKIGMTTYKIVPPKSLEIMKSWESEIPSDYKDQEISTLENSLKHEDPKEFIVKAEIPHLPKSVGHSQAGSQNEPAAANDVLHRLNSISERVVTSGAEIISESNWTETQSSKQRVPLMLSLDNTNPSSETQDKSSALSPTTKPSSFYLQMQRRASGHYVTSAIARSTVCAPNSIQNEAKNTEVGKKISSPDPTSLSLHKTSTSPPPADEEKVDDGKKIESSTSAVKSNKPPSFPSCPPAPLNLRTLRTFAVPKPYSSSRPSPFALAVSSAVKRSQSFNKMRTITSQAPKEEFPGEVSSAASAAESSSPTSVPQVKNPSLQTITGGSQNSLMNKKGSNVNTEQKSQAQSGASTDHPPPVTKRQTTMTFQCSDPEQIHQSLLAAIRSGEAAAKLKRVGPPSNTISVNGRARLTHLYSTEAKADH from the exons GAAGCCCATGATGGACTTGCTGATCTTTCTCTGTGCACAGTACCACTTAAATCCATCAAGTTATACCATAGAGTTGGTATCAGCAGAAAACAGTCTGATTAAATTTAAACCCAACACACCAGTGGGAATGCTTGAAGTGGAAAAGGTGATTGTAAAGCCAAAACAAATGGATAAGAAGAAACCTGCTCCGGTTATACCAGAG caAACAGTAAGGGTAGTGATAAACTACAAGAAGACACAGAAGACGGTAGTAAGAGTTAGTCCACATTCACCCCTTCAAGAACTCATACCAATTATCTGTAGTAAATGTGAGTTTGATCCTTCACACACTCTGCTGTTGAAGAATTACCAGTCTCAAGAAGCCCTTGATGTGACAAAATCTCTTAATGACCTTGGACTAAGAGAATTATATGCCATGGATATCAGTCGAG CCACATCACCAGTTGATTTAAATTTACCGTCTTTGCAAG acTCCTACCAATCTGAAAACTTAGATgttctgaaggagaaagaaaacaaaggatttttcagcttttttcaacgaagcaagaagaaaaaagaacaa gCTGCCAGTGCCCCAGCAACTCCATTGATGAGCAAGCCAAGGCCAACATTTATCACGAGATCTAACACTGTTAGCAAGCAGTATGATTCAAACACTCTGCCATCTGAAATGCCGAAGAAACGGAGAGCTCCTTTACCGCCTATGCCAAATTCTCAGAGCGCTCCCCAGGAACTTGCACAAGCCCAGGTCAGACCGGCATCTGATATTGTGAAATCTAACAGCTTTGATAGGAATGAACAG GCCCCTCTGGAATTAGTACGGAAGGGTTCTCTGCCGCTCAGTGACGCTGCTTCCGTGAACAGCTCTCTACGAAGGATGAAGCGCAAAGCACCCTCACCACCCTCTAGAGCACCAGAAGATCAAAGTGAAAGCAGTAGTGAGACTG TAACAGAGTCAACAGAATCAGTCCCTACTGAAGTGGAAGAAAGAGCCACCGAAATGCAGTCTGAAACAGGTTG tGTAGGTGTAAGGAGCTCAGAGTACAACCTGGAAGAAATTGATGAAAGGGAAGAGATGAGTGTGCAACAGAGAGAGGACAGTGAAAGTACAAATACCTTGCTCAGGATAGGAGAGGTTACTGCAGCCTTCAGCTCTGCTGAGGTACcactggaaactgaaaaaaatgatcCTGCTTCATCAGCTCCAGTTCCTGGCAGTGTTTCTGTAGACAACTCACAAAgcttcaaggaagaaaaacaagaaaatatgaGCACAGATGGCAA AGGACTACAGACTAAGATAAGCAGTGAGCAAGCTGCATTTGAAAAAGACAGGAAGCTTAGAATTTTGgatcaaaacaaaactgatg ATCACAGTGATACAAAACTCCTTCCAACAacagaagaagggaaagaacttcagacagctgaaattaaaacagaagatTTTAGAGAAAATAACAAGCTTGAAGTTGACAGACTATCAAACTGCCAGGCATGTGAATATGACATCTCTGTAAGTCATAGGAATTATCCTCAACTGATTCCAGAAAAGCAAgatcagaaaacaaatcaaaccagCTTGGACACAGTAAAAACTCAGGATGTTGCAATCCAGACAGGTCCATTGGATAGCAATTTGGAAAGGACTACACAGAAAGAAATTGTTGTACCTCAGGGTTGTGAATCATCCACATTTAGAGGACTGGTCCCTCAGCACAACACAGATATAAACAATCCCCTTCTTCAAGTGATGGATGGAATACGAGAGGATGAAGATACTTCTACAGAACAAAATCTTGAGAGACAAGAAGTTACCCATGAAAAAGTAATTCCCATGAAAGATCAGAGTCACGTTTGTTTAAATGGCAGTAATCTTGCTTCACCAGAAACAACTGCAAAAACTCCTGATGGTTCTCCTGTAAAATGTCATGCTCTGTATAGACAGGACACCAAACCTAAACCCAAGCCCGCTAATGAAATTACAAGGGATTACATACCAAAAATTGGAATGACTACTTATAAAATAGTGCCTCCAAAATCCTTAGAAATAATGAAGAGCTGGGAATCAGAAATTCCATCGGATTATAAGGATCAAGAGATATCTACTTTGGAAAACTCTCTGAAGCATGAAGACCCCAAAGAATTCATAGTGAAAGCTGAAATTCCTCATCTTCCAAAAAGTGTGGGTCATTCACAGGCTGGTTCACAAAATGAACCTGCAGCAGCAAATGATGTGCTGCACAGACTGAACAGCATTTCTGAACGTGTTGTGACGTCTGGAGCTGAGATTATTTCTGAGAGCAATTGGACGGAAACACAGTCTTCCAAACAGCGTGTCCCACTGATGCTAAGCTTGGATAATACAAATCCTTCTTCTGAGACTCAGGACAAGTCAAGTGCATTAAGTCCTACAACAAAGCCTAGTTCTTTTTATCTGCAGATGCAACGAAGAGCTTCAGGTCATTATGTGACATCTGCAATTGCCAGAAGTACAGTTTGTGCTCCTAATTCCATTCAAAATGAAGCTAAGAATAcagaggtgggaaaaaaaatctcatcacCTGATCCAACTTCTTTGTCTTTACATAAAACAAGtacttctcctcctccagcagatgaagaaaaagttgatgatggaaaaaaaattgaatctTCCACTTCTGCTGTTAAAAGCAATAAACCTCCAAGTTTTCCCTCCTGTCCACCAGCACCATTGAACCTAAGAACTCTAAGAACTTTTGCAGTTCCAAAGCCGTACTCCAGTTCGAGACCATCCCCTTTTGCTCTTGCTGTCTCATCCGCAGTCAAAAGGTCACAATCATTCAATAAGATGCGTACAATCACTAGTCAGGCACCGAAAGAGGAATTTCCTGGTGAAGTCTCCTCTGCTGCTTCAGCAGCTGAATCCTCCTCACCTACCTCCGTGCCTCAAGTGAAAAATCCTTCCTTACAGACCATAACAGGGGGGTCACAAAATAGTCTAATGAATAAG AAAGGCAGCAATGTGAATACTGAGCAGAAGAGTCAGGCGCAGTCAGGTGCTTCCACTGACCACCCACCCCCTGTCACTAAGAGACAAACCACGATGACGTTCCAGTGCTCTGACCCAGAACAGATCCACCAGAGCTTGCTGGCTGCAATCCgctctggagaagctgctgcCAAATTGAAAAGG GTTGGTCCTCCATCAAACACCATATCTGTCAATGGAAGAGCCAGGCTTACTCATTTGTATTCCACAGAAGCAAAAGCTGATCACTAG